In Lysobacter lycopersici, a genomic segment contains:
- the queG gene encoding tRNA epoxyqueuosine(34) reductase QueG has product MPETAAKPDYPALALRFKALAREHGFQRCGISGIELAADESHLRDWLSRGLYGTMDWMARHGEKRTRPAELVPGTLRVFSVGLDYGQDEAAAWDNLRDGERAYVARYALGRDYHKLMRNRLQKLADEIAGEIGPFGHRVFVDSAPVLERALARDAGVGWIGKHTCLIDKDGGSWFFLGEIYLDLPLAVDPPATEHCGTCTRCIEICPTQAIVAPHRLDARRCISYLTIEHEGSIAEELRPLIGNRIFGCDDCQLVCPWNKFAKRTDEPDFRARNDLDRATLAELFAWSEDEFLQRTEGSAIRRSGHDRWLRNIAVALGNAPKSESVIAALQSRREDPSPIVREHVEWALRRHGS; this is encoded by the coding sequence ATGCCGGAAACCGCCGCAAAACCCGATTACCCCGCGCTCGCCTTGCGCTTCAAGGCGCTGGCGCGCGAGCACGGGTTCCAGCGTTGCGGCATCTCCGGGATCGAACTGGCTGCGGACGAATCGCATCTGCGCGACTGGTTGTCGCGTGGCCTGTACGGAACCATGGACTGGATGGCGCGCCATGGCGAGAAGCGCACGCGGCCGGCGGAGCTGGTGCCTGGAACACTGCGCGTGTTTTCGGTCGGGCTCGACTACGGCCAGGACGAGGCCGCCGCGTGGGACAATCTGCGCGACGGCGAACGCGCCTACGTCGCGCGCTACGCGCTGGGCCGCGACTACCACAAGCTGATGCGGAACCGCCTGCAGAAACTCGCCGACGAAATCGCCGGTGAAATCGGCCCGTTCGGGCACCGCGTGTTCGTCGATTCGGCGCCGGTGCTGGAACGCGCGCTGGCGCGCGACGCGGGCGTCGGCTGGATCGGCAAGCACACCTGCCTGATCGACAAGGATGGCGGCAGCTGGTTCTTCCTCGGCGAGATCTACCTCGACCTGCCGCTCGCCGTGGATCCGCCGGCGACGGAACATTGCGGCACCTGCACGCGCTGCATCGAGATCTGCCCGACGCAGGCGATCGTCGCGCCGCACCGGCTCGACGCACGGCGCTGCATCAGCTACCTCACCATCGAGCACGAAGGCAGCATCGCCGAGGAACTGCGCCCGTTGATCGGCAACCGCATCTTCGGCTGCGACGACTGCCAGCTGGTCTGCCCCTGGAACAAGTTCGCGAAACGCACCGACGAGCCGGATTTCCGCGCACGCAACGATCTCGACAGGGCCACGCTGGCGGAACTGTTCGCCTGGAGCGAGGACGAATTCCTGCAGCGCACCGAAGGCTCGGCGATCCGCCGCAGCGGCCACGACCGCTGGTTGCGCAACATCGCCGTTGCGCTCGGCAATGCACCGAAATCGGAGTCCGTGATCGCCGCGCTGCAATCGCGCCGCGAAGATCCGTCGCCCATCGTCCGCGAACACGTGGAGTGGGCGCTTCGACGACACGGCTCTTGA
- the tsaE gene encoding tRNA (adenosine(37)-N6)-threonylcarbamoyltransferase complex ATPase subunit type 1 TsaE: protein MHLPEETATVELARALERTRKGRAVVFLQGELGAGKSTLARAWLRACGVEGAIRSPTYTLVEHYPLAGGGNALHLDLYRIGAAGELEFLALDSDDAELWLVEWPERGAGALPVPDLSLALAIEGDGRSAILTPGTPAGEAWRTRLLADSGLKPFLAAS from the coding sequence ATGCACCTGCCTGAAGAAACCGCGACCGTCGAACTCGCGCGCGCGCTGGAACGCACGCGCAAGGGCAGGGCGGTGGTATTCCTGCAGGGCGAACTCGGCGCGGGCAAGTCCACCCTCGCACGCGCGTGGTTGCGCGCCTGCGGCGTCGAGGGCGCGATCCGCAGCCCGACCTACACACTGGTCGAGCACTATCCGCTCGCGGGTGGCGGCAACGCGTTGCACCTCGACCTGTATCGCATCGGCGCCGCGGGCGAACTCGAATTCCTCGCGCTCGACAGCGACGATGCCGAACTGTGGCTGGTCGAATGGCCCGAACGAGGCGCCGGCGCCTTGCCAGTCCCAGACCTGAGCCTGGCGCTGGCCATCGAGGGGGACGGGCGCTCGGCCATCCTGACACCGGGCACCCCGGCGGGTGAGGCCTGGCGAACCCGACTGCTGGCGGACAGTGGCTTGAAGCCCTTTCTTGCTGCCAGCTGA
- the mutL gene encoding DNA mismatch repair endonuclease MutL — protein MTIRLLPDVLVNQIAAGEVVERPASVVKELVENALDAGASRIDIDLEEGGARLIRVRDDGGGIAAAELPVAVQRHATSKIASLEDLEAVATLGFRGEALPSIASVSRFRIASRRNGDDNGNALQVEGGRVGEVAPSAQPQGTTVEVRELFYNVPARRRFLRAERTELGHIEEWLRTLALARPDVEVRISHNGKPLRRYRGDSASETGARLVDALGEEFSRNVLRIDHAGAGLRLHGWIAQPSYNRASADQQYLFVNGRGVRDRNVAHAVRQAYSDVLFHGRHPAYVLFLELDPRAVDVNVHPAKHEVRFRDSRLVHDFVYRTLQEALSGTRAGAQAGMPVESHSPKVPASIPNLPPRQGDMALKLAEAPAQYAALYAPAHPGPSLPVLSLPAAGEGKVPPLGHALAQLHGIYILAESAEGLVVVDMHAAHERIGYEKLKAAHDGAGVRVQPLLVPQSLAVSVREAEVAEREAATLAALGFELTRSGPQSLLLRSVPALLADTDVAALLRDVIGDLLEHGQTRRVEEARDELLATMACHAAVRAHRRLTVPEMDALLREMESTERSGQCNHGRPTWARFGLAEIDAWFLRGR, from the coding sequence GTGACCATCCGCCTGCTCCCCGATGTCCTCGTCAACCAGATCGCCGCAGGCGAAGTGGTCGAACGGCCCGCGTCGGTGGTCAAGGAACTGGTCGAGAACGCGCTCGATGCAGGCGCCAGCCGCATCGACATCGACCTCGAGGAAGGTGGCGCGCGCCTGATCCGCGTGCGCGACGACGGCGGCGGCATCGCGGCCGCGGAACTGCCGGTCGCGGTGCAGCGCCACGCGACCAGCAAGATCGCCTCGCTCGAAGACCTCGAAGCCGTCGCCACCCTCGGTTTCCGCGGCGAAGCGCTGCCGTCGATCGCCTCGGTCAGTCGTTTCCGCATCGCTTCGCGCCGCAATGGCGACGACAACGGCAACGCGCTGCAGGTCGAAGGCGGGCGCGTCGGCGAGGTCGCGCCCAGCGCGCAGCCGCAGGGCACCACGGTCGAGGTGCGCGAACTGTTCTACAACGTGCCCGCTCGGCGTCGCTTCCTGCGCGCGGAGCGCACCGAGCTCGGCCACATCGAGGAATGGCTGCGCACGCTGGCGCTGGCGCGGCCCGACGTGGAAGTGCGCATCAGCCACAACGGCAAGCCGCTGCGGCGCTATCGCGGCGATTCCGCGTCGGAAACCGGTGCGCGATTGGTGGATGCGCTGGGCGAGGAGTTCTCGCGCAACGTGCTGCGCATCGACCACGCCGGCGCGGGCCTGCGACTGCACGGCTGGATCGCACAACCGAGCTACAACCGCGCCAGCGCCGACCAGCAATACCTGTTCGTCAACGGCCGCGGCGTGCGCGACCGCAACGTCGCGCATGCGGTGCGGCAGGCGTATTCCGATGTCCTGTTCCACGGCCGGCATCCGGCCTATGTGCTGTTCCTCGAACTCGATCCGCGCGCGGTGGACGTGAACGTGCACCCGGCCAAGCATGAAGTGCGCTTCCGCGATTCGCGCCTGGTGCACGATTTCGTCTATCGCACCTTGCAGGAAGCGCTGTCGGGGACGCGCGCCGGTGCACAGGCGGGAATGCCGGTCGAATCGCATTCGCCGAAAGTCCCCGCGTCGATCCCGAACCTGCCCCCGCGACAGGGCGACATGGCGTTGAAGCTGGCCGAGGCGCCGGCGCAATACGCCGCCTTGTATGCACCGGCACATCCGGGCCCGTCGTTGCCGGTGTTGTCGCTGCCCGCCGCGGGCGAAGGCAAGGTGCCGCCGCTCGGGCATGCGCTGGCGCAACTGCACGGCATCTACATCCTCGCCGAAAGCGCCGAAGGTCTGGTCGTCGTCGACATGCACGCCGCACACGAGCGCATCGGCTACGAGAAGCTCAAGGCCGCGCACGACGGCGCCGGCGTGCGCGTGCAGCCGCTGCTGGTGCCGCAGTCGTTGGCCGTGTCGGTGCGCGAGGCCGAGGTCGCCGAACGCGAAGCCGCGACGCTGGCCGCGCTGGGCTTCGAGCTGACCCGCAGCGGGCCGCAGTCGCTGCTGCTGCGCAGCGTGCCGGCCCTGCTCGCCGATACCGATGTCGCCGCATTGCTGCGCGACGTGATCGGCGACCTGCTCGAACACGGCCAGACGCGTCGCGTCGAGGAAGCCCGCGACGAACTGCTCGCGACCATGGCCTGCCACGCCGCGGTGCGCGCGCACCGGCGCCTGACCGTTCCCGAAATGGATGCGCTGTTGCGGGAAATGGAATCGACCGAGCGCTCCGGACAATGCAATCATGGTCGCCCCACCTGGGCCCGGTTCGGCCTGGCCGAGATCGACGCATGGTTCCTGCGAGGACGCTGA
- a CDS encoding DUF1684 domain-containing protein encodes MKPSIRIAAATAVLLAAGCHRGPQTATMAQVPSNEASKTMAKQDQSFLLEEQAWREQRRERLLKPDGWTSLIGLHWIDQGPHFVGSAGDNGIRLSMGPEHFGMIDLRKDGSVHFVPGKDAALTLDAQPLKGAAMLRTDADPNGPNVIGFDDGKGEATVIQRGDRYGLRVKHADAPTRLQFAGLEYWPADAAWRIAGKFVPHPEGTTIQVANIIGGLDDAKNPGAVEFERDGKTYRIEAIDEGEGELFLVFADRTNGHGSYGAGRFLYTPMPDAQGRVTVDFNQSYNPPCAFTSFATCPLPPAQNRLDLAITAGEKAYAGNHGS; translated from the coding sequence ATGAAACCTTCGATCCGTATCGCCGCTGCGACAGCCGTCCTGCTCGCGGCGGGATGCCATCGCGGCCCGCAAACGGCGACGATGGCGCAGGTCCCCAGCAACGAAGCGAGCAAAACCATGGCGAAACAGGACCAGAGCTTCCTGCTCGAGGAACAGGCCTGGCGCGAACAGCGCCGCGAACGCTTGCTCAAGCCCGACGGCTGGACCAGCCTGATCGGCCTGCACTGGATCGACCAGGGCCCGCATTTCGTCGGCAGCGCCGGCGACAACGGCATCCGCCTGTCGATGGGGCCGGAACACTTCGGCATGATCGACCTGCGCAAGGACGGAAGCGTGCATTTCGTGCCGGGCAAGGACGCCGCGCTCACGCTCGACGCACAGCCGTTGAAGGGCGCAGCGATGCTGCGCACCGACGCGGACCCGAACGGCCCGAACGTGATCGGTTTCGACGACGGCAAGGGCGAGGCGACGGTGATCCAGCGCGGCGATCGCTACGGCCTGCGCGTGAAGCACGCGGATGCGCCAACGCGCCTGCAGTTCGCCGGACTCGAATACTGGCCCGCGGACGCGGCCTGGCGCATCGCCGGCAAGTTCGTGCCGCATCCGGAAGGCACCACCATCCAGGTCGCGAACATCATCGGCGGGCTCGACGATGCGAAGAACCCGGGCGCGGTCGAGTTCGAACGCGACGGCAAGACCTACCGCATCGAAGCCATCGACGAAGGCGAGGGCGAGTTGTTCCTGGTGTTCGCCGACCGCACCAACGGCCACGGCAGCTACGGCGCCGGTCGATTCCTGTACACGCCGATGCCCGATGCGCAGGGTCGGGTGACGGTGGACTTCAACCAGAGCTACAACCCGCCTTGCGCGTTCACCTCCTTCGCGACCTGCCCGCTGCCGCCGGCGCAGAACCGGCTGGACCTCGCCATCACCGCGGGCGAGAAGGCCTATGCCGGGAACCACGGCTCGTGA
- a CDS encoding N-acetylmuramoyl-L-alanine amidase, with protein sequence MRVKGTAIQQTLLGAALLLALLWNLAHAAEISQLRLESGPTGTRAELRLDGVADYQVLSLANPDRLVLDLPGSALRRGTPLPAATGVVRGVRAGQPSPGVTRIVFDLASPVVALKPRVESGADGPRLVLEWPDDGPAPAIANSAPASVPPSPVTAPVVSNTQPTQSPLDRAVGTIATGVPTRVATGEPQPATPPASLPPPIKSMRDAGGTRPLVVAIDAGHGGQDTGALGRGGAREKDVTLAIARELARQVDATPGLKAYLTRDSDYFIPLPQRARKAHAARADIFVSIHADSFTSPDARGAGVFVLSTRGASSQRARWLADKENAADVIGGNRVRGGDSVLTSVLLDLTQSGNLKASEDAAGYVLGNLDAIGNLHKGEVERANFAVLRTSDNMPAMLVETGFISNPGEEARLRSKDYQRQLATAILGGINRYFTTQPPPGTLYAMRAQATNDGGGAGAGVGAGGSP encoded by the coding sequence ATGCGCGTAAAGGGGACCGCAATCCAGCAGACCTTGCTCGGTGCCGCACTGTTGCTGGCGCTGCTCTGGAACCTTGCCCACGCCGCGGAAATCAGCCAGTTGCGGCTGGAAAGCGGCCCGACCGGCACCCGCGCCGAACTGCGCCTCGATGGCGTCGCGGACTACCAGGTCCTCAGCCTCGCCAATCCCGACCGGCTGGTGCTCGATCTTCCCGGCAGCGCCTTGCGCCGTGGCACCCCCCTGCCTGCCGCCACCGGCGTGGTGCGCGGTGTCCGCGCCGGCCAGCCCAGCCCGGGCGTGACCCGGATCGTGTTCGATCTCGCTTCCCCAGTCGTGGCGCTCAAACCGCGGGTGGAAAGCGGCGCCGACGGCCCGCGCCTGGTGCTGGAATGGCCGGACGACGGCCCGGCGCCCGCGATCGCGAACTCGGCGCCGGCGTCCGTGCCTCCGTCCCCCGTCACCGCGCCAGTCGTTTCGAACACGCAGCCCACCCAGAGCCCGCTGGACCGTGCGGTCGGCACCATCGCGACCGGCGTTCCGACCCGGGTCGCGACCGGTGAGCCGCAGCCGGCGACGCCCCCGGCTTCCTTGCCGCCACCGATCAAGTCCATGCGCGATGCCGGCGGCACGCGTCCGCTGGTCGTCGCCATCGACGCCGGCCACGGCGGGCAGGACACCGGCGCGCTTGGCCGTGGTGGCGCCCGCGAGAAGGACGTCACCCTCGCCATCGCCCGCGAACTCGCGCGCCAGGTCGACGCCACGCCCGGGCTCAAGGCCTACCTGACCCGCGATTCCGACTATTTCATCCCGCTGCCGCAGCGCGCGCGCAAGGCGCATGCGGCGCGCGCCGACATCTTCGTTTCCATCCACGCCGACTCCTTCACCAGCCCGGATGCGCGCGGCGCAGGCGTGTTCGTGCTCTCCACCCGCGGCGCCTCGTCGCAGCGCGCGCGCTGGCTGGCGGACAAGGAGAACGCGGCCGACGTGATCGGCGGCAACCGCGTGCGCGGCGGCGACAGCGTGCTGACCTCGGTGCTGCTCGACCTTACCCAGAGCGGCAACCTCAAAGCCTCGGAGGACGCCGCTGGCTACGTGCTCGGCAACCTCGACGCCATCGGCAACCTGCACAAGGGTGAAGTCGAGCGCGCGAACTTCGCGGTGCTGCGCACCTCCGACAACATGCCGGCGATGCTGGTCGAAACCGGCTTCATCTCCAACCCGGGCGAGGAAGCCAGGCTGCGCAGCAAGGATTACCAGCGGCAGCTCGCGACCGCGATCCTCGGCGGCATTAACCGCTACTTCACCACCCAGCCGCCGCCGGGCACGCTGTATGCGATGCGTGCGCAGGCCACGAATGATGGCGGCGGCGCCGGTGCCGGTGTCGGTGCGGGTGGAAGCCCGTAG
- a CDS encoding NAD(P)H-hydrate dehydratase: protein MPSPLPLYDVAALRAIEARATVALGDEFALMQRAGAAAWRELLAQWPQARRIAVACGPGNNGGDGYVLARHALESGREVRVLQLQPPRTESAKRACDECVQAGGRVENDVSALAESGLIVDALFGIGLSRAPEGDAAAWIDAIDSANVPILAIDVPSGVDADRGSVPGIAVHATRTLECIAPKAGLRTGAALDHVGALSLATLDVPASAFGDIEPAAEWFDADCLAGFLPKRRRDSHKGDHGRVLCIGGDHGMGGAVLLCAEAALRAGAGLVRVATREAHVAPLLARCPEAMPVGIDDSHSFASLLERDGVFALGPGLGQGEWGRALFSAAISSGKPLVVDADALNLLAQSPRAWPDAVLTPHPGEAARLLGCSNAEIQRDRIDAAKRIAERFDAVVVLKGAGSVIAAPNRIPRIIGAGNPGMAVGGMGDVLTGVVAALRAQGLDAFDAATAGALLHAVAGDVAAQDGERGLSPRDVIARLRRVANAGQSAHAPA, encoded by the coding sequence ATGCCATCGCCCCTCCCGCTGTACGACGTCGCCGCATTGCGCGCCATCGAGGCGCGCGCGACGGTCGCGCTCGGCGACGAATTCGCGCTGATGCAGCGCGCCGGCGCGGCGGCCTGGCGCGAACTGCTGGCGCAGTGGCCGCAGGCGCGGCGGATCGCGGTCGCCTGCGGGCCGGGCAACAACGGCGGCGACGGCTACGTCCTCGCAAGGCATGCGCTCGAATCCGGGCGCGAAGTGCGCGTGTTGCAACTGCAGCCGCCACGCACGGAATCCGCGAAGCGTGCTTGTGACGAATGCGTGCAGGCGGGTGGTCGTGTCGAAAACGATGTGTCCGCGCTCGCCGAGTCCGGCCTGATTGTCGACGCGCTGTTCGGCATCGGCCTGTCGCGCGCGCCGGAAGGCGATGCGGCGGCGTGGATCGATGCGATCGATTCCGCGAATGTGCCGATACTTGCGATCGATGTTCCCAGTGGCGTCGATGCCGACCGCGGTTCGGTGCCGGGAATCGCGGTTCATGCGACGCGCACGCTGGAATGCATCGCGCCGAAAGCGGGGTTGCGCACCGGCGCGGCGCTGGATCATGTCGGCGCGCTGTCGCTGGCCACGCTCGACGTGCCGGCATCCGCGTTCGGCGACATCGAACCAGCGGCGGAATGGTTCGATGCCGATTGCCTCGCCGGCTTCCTGCCGAAACGGCGCCGCGACAGCCACAAGGGCGATCACGGGCGCGTGCTGTGCATCGGCGGCGACCACGGCATGGGTGGCGCAGTGTTGCTGTGCGCGGAAGCCGCGTTGCGCGCTGGTGCCGGGCTGGTGCGCGTGGCCACGCGCGAAGCGCATGTCGCGCCGTTGCTCGCGCGCTGCCCGGAAGCGATGCCGGTCGGCATCGACGATTCGCATTCGTTCGCCTCGCTGCTCGAACGTGATGGCGTGTTCGCGCTCGGCCCTGGGCTGGGGCAGGGCGAATGGGGACGGGCCTTGTTTTCGGCCGCGATTTCCAGCGGAAAACCGCTGGTCGTCGATGCCGATGCGCTGAACCTGCTCGCGCAGTCGCCGCGTGCGTGGCCAGACGCGGTGTTGACGCCGCACCCGGGCGAGGCGGCGCGTTTGCTCGGTTGTTCGAATGCGGAGATCCAGCGCGACCGCATCGATGCCGCGAAGCGGATCGCGGAACGATTCGACGCGGTGGTCGTGCTGAAGGGCGCGGGCAGTGTCATCGCAGCGCCGAATCGCATTCCGCGCATCATCGGCGCGGGCAATCCGGGCATGGCGGTCGGCGGCATGGGCGACGTGCTCACCGGCGTGGTCGCGGCCTTGCGCGCACAGGGACTCGATGCCTTCGATGCCGCGACCGCGGGCGCGTTGCTGCATGCCGTGGCCGGCGATGTCGCCGCGCAGGATGGCGAACGCGGTCTGTCGCCGCGCGACGTCATCGCACGATTGCGTCGCGTCGCGAATGCCGGACAATCCGCGCATGCACCTGCCTGA